A stretch of [Clostridium] scindens DNA encodes these proteins:
- a CDS encoding transketolase family protein, with protein MAEFKGTREAFAQALIDLAAENDKIMFVSPDSLKAMRATEFAKLHPEQYVETGISEQGAVDAAAGLASAGLVPFVGTYAGFLTMRACEQMRTFVAYPNLNVKFVGINSGLLGGEREGVTHQFYEDLGILSNIPNYTILTPADAAQTYHAVKMAAKIDGPVYVRAGSGREPDVYDKETPFGEEGIRILKEYGNDALLLSSGFVLDRVLLAAELLKSQGINVTVGDVNILYGKNPSKILEAIAGARKIVTVEDHNVNGGLGAYISRLTAENDPKIVKRIGLSTFGESGPAKELADAYGFAPEDIAKTVAQL; from the coding sequence ATGGCAGAGTTTAAAGGGACGAGAGAAGCATTCGCGCAGGCATTGATAGATCTGGCTGCCGAGAATGACAAGATCATGTTCGTGTCACCGGACTCATTGAAAGCAATGCGTGCCACGGAGTTTGCAAAACTGCATCCGGAACAGTATGTGGAGACGGGAATCTCTGAGCAGGGAGCGGTAGACGCGGCCGCAGGGCTTGCATCAGCAGGACTGGTCCCATTCGTCGGAACCTATGCGGGATTTCTGACCATGAGGGCTTGCGAGCAGATGAGGACCTTTGTCGCATATCCAAATCTGAATGTAAAGTTTGTTGGAATCAACTCCGGCCTGCTGGGAGGAGAAAGAGAGGGCGTGACCCATCAGTTCTACGAGGATCTTGGCATTCTGTCCAATATCCCCAATTATACGATCCTGACGCCGGCGGACGCGGCACAGACCTACCATGCGGTAAAAATGGCGGCTAAGATTGACGGGCCGGTCTATGTACGGGCAGGAAGCGGACGGGAGCCGGATGTCTATGATAAAGAGACGCCTTTTGGCGAGGAAGGAATCCGGATATTGAAAGAATATGGGAATGACGCGCTTCTTCTATCCAGCGGATTCGTGCTTGACCGCGTGCTCCTGGCGGCGGAACTGCTGAAAAGCCAGGGAATCAACGTGACGGTAGGAGATGTAAATATATTATATGGAAAGAACCCTTCCAAGATATTAGAAGCCATAGCAGGAGCCAGGAAGATCGTAACAGTGGAAGACCACAATGTAAATGGCGGGCTGGGGGCCTATATCAGCCGGCTGACAGCGGAAAACGATCCCAAGATCGTTAAGAGGATCGGCCTTTCTACTTTTGGAGAGTCAGGGCCAGCCAAGGAATTGGCAGACGCTTATGGGTTTGCGCCCGAAGATATCGCAAAGACGGTGGCGCAGTTGTAA
- a CDS encoding phosphogluconate dehydrogenase C-terminal domain-containing protein: MSKIVVSVIGAGGKMGARTSNNLAKKPDEFELLMAEASEAGIKSIKERGFEPVPVEVALAKSDVVVFAVPDTLIGKLSAEYVPQLKAGTGFIILDPAAAVARELTLRDDCTFAVAHPCHPSYFIDQDTYEARQDRFGGCGGRQDIVMSKIQGDDERFAQCVEVAKQMYAPVEHAYVMSSEQIAFLEPTLVELLGATCLYAMAETVEEAVKRGIPKEAAVSFLTGHIYNLSANFLGYIPGNPPVSDACKVAIGLGNRLVMREDWKQIWKDDVLDKVIATMLHPENPQI; this comes from the coding sequence ATGAGCAAAATCGTAGTAAGTGTAATTGGAGCAGGCGGAAAGATGGGGGCAAGAACTAGTAATAACCTTGCCAAGAAGCCAGATGAGTTTGAACTGCTTATGGCAGAGGCGTCTGAAGCCGGAATAAAAAGTATCAAAGAGCGGGGATTTGAGCCGGTACCGGTAGAGGTGGCGCTGGCGAAGTCGGATGTAGTGGTATTTGCGGTTCCGGATACGTTGATCGGGAAACTGTCGGCGGAGTATGTTCCTCAGCTGAAGGCAGGAACCGGCTTCATTATTCTGGATCCTGCGGCAGCAGTTGCCAGGGAACTGACATTACGGGATGACTGTACGTTCGCCGTGGCGCATCCTTGTCATCCATCTTATTTTATCGACCAGGATACCTATGAGGCGCGCCAGGACAGGTTCGGCGGCTGCGGCGGCAGGCAGGACATCGTAATGTCCAAGATCCAGGGAGATGACGAGCGCTTTGCGCAGTGCGTGGAAGTGGCGAAGCAGATGTATGCCCCGGTAGAGCATGCATATGTAATGTCATCCGAGCAGATCGCGTTCCTGGAACCAACGCTGGTTGAACTTCTGGGGGCGACGTGCCTGTATGCCATGGCAGAGACGGTAGAGGAGGCTGTGAAAAGGGGAATCCCAAAAGAAGCGGCAGTCTCTTTCCTGACAGGACATATCTATAACCTGTCCGCCAATTTCCTTGGCTACATACCGGGAAATCCTCCGGTGTCTGATGCGTGCAAGGTTGCCATCGGTCTGGGAAACAGGCTGGTAATGCGTGAGGACTGGAAGCAGATTTGGAAGGATGATGTGCTTGACAAGGTGATCGCAACCATGCTTCATCCTGAGAATCCACAGATATAA
- a CDS encoding D-2-hydroxyacid dehydrogenase, with protein sequence MKIVVLDGYTLNPGDLDWKGLEEFGECKIYDRTPIQDTQEIIRRIGDAQAVFTNKTPLPREVFETCGNIEFVGVLATGYNVVDIEAAKERNIPVSNIPTYGTAAVGQFAIALLLEICHHIGYHSKAVREGKWARNPDWCFWDYPLIELDQKTMGIIGYGRIGQSTGRIAQALGMRVLAYDSCQNPELVSDTCRYAALDELLECSDVIALHCPLFPETEKIINKDTIAKMKDGVIILNNSRGPLIEEQDLADALKSGKVAAAGLDVVSSEPIKEDNPLLQAPNCLITPHISWAPKESRQRLMDIAVGNLRAFLAGAPEHVVNK encoded by the coding sequence ATGAAGATCGTAGTGTTAGATGGCTATACGCTGAATCCGGGAGACTTGGACTGGAAAGGGCTTGAGGAATTCGGGGAATGCAAGATATATGACAGGACTCCGATCCAGGACACCCAGGAAATAATCAGAAGAATCGGGGACGCGCAGGCAGTGTTTACAAATAAGACGCCTCTGCCCAGAGAAGTGTTTGAAACTTGCGGGAATATAGAATTTGTCGGCGTTCTGGCAACGGGATATAATGTGGTGGACATCGAGGCGGCAAAGGAAAGAAATATCCCGGTTTCCAATATTCCTACCTATGGAACTGCTGCAGTGGGACAATTCGCGATCGCGCTTCTGCTGGAGATATGCCATCATATCGGCTATCACAGCAAGGCAGTGCGGGAAGGAAAATGGGCCCGGAATCCGGACTGGTGCTTCTGGGACTATCCTCTGATCGAACTGGATCAAAAAACAATGGGAATTATCGGTTATGGCAGAATCGGGCAGTCTACGGGAAGGATCGCGCAGGCGCTGGGAATGCGCGTGCTGGCATATGATTCCTGCCAGAACCCGGAACTGGTATCCGATACCTGCCGATATGCCGCTTTGGATGAACTGCTGGAATGTTCCGACGTTATCGCGCTGCATTGCCCGCTGTTCCCAGAGACTGAGAAGATTATCAATAAAGATACGATTGCCAAGATGAAGGACGGCGTGATCATCCTGAACAACTCCAGAGGACCGCTGATTGAAGAGCAGGATCTGGCGGACGCGTTGAAGAGCGGAAAAGTAGCGGCAGCCGGACTGGATGTGGTGTCCTCTGAGCCGATCAAAGAGGATAATCCATTGCTTCAGGCGCCAAACTGCCTGATAACGCCGCATATCTCATGGGCTCCGAAAGAATCAAGGCAGAGGCTGATGGATATAGCAGTCGGAAACCTGCGGGCATTCCTTGCAGGAGCGCCAGAGCATGTAGTAAATAAATAG
- a CDS encoding DNA polymerase III subunit alpha, with protein sequence MSFAHLHVHTEYSLLDGSNKIKECVSRVKELGMDSVAITDHGVMFGVIDFYRAAKAVGIKPILGCEVYVAPGSRFDKEAVGSGDDRYYHLVLLAENDLGYHNLMKIVSRGFTEGYYYKPRVDMEILKEFHEGIIALSACLAGEVQKNIVRGMYEEGKAAALRYQEIFGEGNFFLELQDHGIQEQKLVNQSLLRMAKETQIGLVATNDVHYTYAEDEKAHDILLCIQTGKKVADEDRMRYEGGQYYIKSEEEMKTLFPYALEALENTQKIADRCNVEIEFGVTKLPKYDVPEGYTSWEYLNKLCYDGLKERYPDGEESLKERLEYELSVIKSMGYVDYFLIVWDFIKYARDHDIMVGPGRGSAAGSIVSYTLGITSIDPIKYQLLFERFLNPERVSMPDIDVDFCFERRQEVIDYVVEKYGSDRVVQIVTFGTMAARGVIRDVGRVMDLPYAFVDGIAKMVPTELNITLERALTVNPEFKRMYQEDEQVRELIDMSKRLEGLPRHTSMHAAGVVISQKAIDEYVPLSLGSDGSVTTQFTMTTLEELGLLKMDFLGLRTLTVIQDAVKLASHSSGKDINMEQIDYNDKAVLDSIGTGRTDGIFQLESGGMKSFMKELKPQNLEDIIAGISLYRPGPMDFIPQYIKGKNHTDNITYDCPQLEPILAPTYGCIVYQEQVMQIVRDLAGYTLGRSDLLRRAMSKKKGDVMKKERQSFVYGNEAEGVPGCIANGIDEKTANKIYDEMIDFAKYAFNKSHAAAYAVVSYQTAWLKYYYPVEFMAALMTSVIENPGKVSEYIYTCRQMGIEILPPDINKGEGSFSVDNGNIRYGLAAIKSIGKPVIQAILTEREARGEFKNMKDFIERLSGKEVNKRTIESFIKSGAFDSLGGTRKQFMVIYVQILDQVNQERKYSMTGQMSLFDMVDENQKAEFDIPLPDVGEYEKETKLAFEKEVLGVYLSGHPMEEYEEKWRKSISKTTLDFQLVEDTGHTKVLDGAREIIGGMITDKTIKYTKNNKVMAFVTLEDMLGSVEVVVFPKDYEKNQQYLNEDSKVFIKGRVSEEDDAPSKLICESVIPFEQTKRELWLQYGSKEEYLAEEAQLLELIKDSDGQDAVVIYCRKEKAVKRLGAGRSVSADARLLSRLTNYLGESCVKVIEKPIENIR encoded by the coding sequence ATGAGTTTTGCACATCTTCACGTCCATACAGAGTATAGTCTGCTGGACGGTTCCAACAAAATAAAAGAATGTGTTTCCAGAGTTAAGGAACTGGGAATGGACAGCGTAGCGATCACGGATCATGGCGTCATGTTCGGCGTTATTGATTTTTACAGGGCTGCCAAGGCCGTCGGCATCAAGCCGATCCTGGGCTGCGAGGTCTATGTGGCGCCAGGCTCCAGGTTTGATAAAGAAGCAGTGGGAAGCGGGGACGACAGGTATTACCATCTGGTTCTTCTTGCGGAGAATGATCTGGGCTATCACAATCTGATGAAGATCGTATCCCGGGGATTTACCGAGGGATATTATTATAAGCCTCGTGTGGATATGGAGATCCTGAAGGAGTTCCACGAAGGCATCATTGCCCTCAGCGCCTGCCTCGCGGGAGAGGTGCAGAAGAATATTGTCCGCGGGATGTATGAAGAGGGAAAGGCAGCAGCATTAAGATACCAGGAGATATTCGGGGAAGGAAATTTCTTCCTGGAATTGCAGGACCACGGGATCCAGGAACAAAAACTGGTGAACCAGTCGCTGCTTAGGATGGCAAAGGAGACGCAGATTGGACTGGTGGCCACCAATGACGTCCACTATACTTACGCGGAGGATGAGAAGGCCCATGATATCCTCCTGTGCATCCAGACCGGCAAGAAGGTGGCGGATGAAGACCGCATGCGTTATGAGGGCGGCCAGTACTACATCAAGTCGGAAGAAGAGATGAAAACACTCTTCCCTTATGCCCTGGAGGCTCTTGAGAATACGCAGAAGATTGCGGACCGCTGCAATGTAGAGATCGAATTCGGCGTGACCAAGCTGCCGAAATACGATGTCCCGGAAGGCTATACTTCCTGGGAATATCTGAATAAATTATGCTACGACGGATTAAAGGAGCGTTATCCGGACGGGGAAGAATCCTTAAAGGAGCGGCTGGAGTACGAATTATCCGTAATCAAGTCCATGGGATATGTGGATTATTTCCTGATCGTGTGGGACTTTATCAAATATGCCAGGGACCATGATATCATGGTGGGTCCGGGAAGAGGGTCGGCGGCGGGCAGCATCGTGTCGTATACCCTTGGAATTACCAGTATCGACCCTATCAAGTACCAGCTGCTGTTTGAGCGTTTCCTGAACCCGGAACGCGTATCCATGCCCGATATTGACGTGGACTTCTGCTTCGAGCGCAGGCAGGAGGTCATCGACTATGTAGTGGAGAAATATGGATCCGACCGGGTGGTGCAGATCGTCACCTTTGGTACGATGGCTGCCAGAGGCGTTATAAGGGACGTAGGAAGGGTTATGGACCTGCCTTATGCATTCGTGGACGGTATTGCGAAAATGGTGCCTACAGAGTTGAATATTACGCTTGAGCGGGCATTGACGGTTAACCCGGAATTCAAAAGAATGTACCAGGAGGACGAGCAGGTCAGGGAATTGATTGATATGTCCAAGAGGCTGGAAGGACTTCCCAGGCATACATCCATGCATGCGGCCGGAGTAGTCATCAGCCAGAAGGCGATCGATGAGTATGTGCCCCTGTCTTTGGGATCTGACGGCTCTGTCACCACCCAGTTTACCATGACTACGCTGGAAGAACTGGGGCTGCTTAAGATGGACTTCCTGGGGCTACGGACACTGACCGTGATCCAGGACGCGGTCAAGCTGGCAAGCCACTCCTCTGGCAAAGACATTAATATGGAACAGATCGACTATAATGATAAGGCAGTGCTGGACTCCATAGGAACGGGGCGTACGGATGGCATATTCCAGCTGGAAAGCGGCGGGATGAAGAGTTTCATGAAGGAGCTAAAGCCACAGAACCTGGAGGATATCATTGCCGGCATCTCCTTATACCGTCCGGGCCCGATGGATTTCATACCGCAGTATATCAAGGGAAAGAACCATACGGATAACATCACTTATGACTGCCCTCAGCTTGAGCCGATCCTTGCCCCTACCTATGGCTGCATCGTCTACCAGGAGCAGGTCATGCAGATTGTGCGGGATCTGGCAGGATACACGCTGGGACGAAGCGACCTGCTGCGGCGTGCCATGTCCAAGAAAAAAGGCGATGTCATGAAGAAGGAGCGCCAGAGCTTCGTGTACGGCAATGAGGCCGAGGGGGTTCCCGGCTGCATCGCCAATGGAATTGATGAAAAGACGGCCAATAAGATCTATGATGAGATGATTGATTTCGCCAAATATGCTTTTAATAAATCCCATGCGGCCGCCTATGCGGTGGTATCCTATCAGACGGCATGGCTGAAGTATTACTATCCGGTGGAGTTCATGGCGGCCCTTATGACATCCGTCATTGAAAATCCGGGGAAAGTATCAGAATATATCTATACCTGCCGCCAGATGGGAATTGAGATCCTGCCCCCGGACATTAACAAGGGAGAGGGGAGCTTCTCCGTAGATAACGGCAATATCCGCTATGGACTGGCGGCCATCAAGAGCATCGGCAAGCCGGTCATCCAGGCGATATTGACAGAACGGGAGGCCAGAGGGGAATTCAAGAATATGAAGGATTTCATCGAACGTCTCTCTGGTAAAGAAGTCAACAAGCGTACGATCGAAAGTTTTATCAAGTCAGGCGCATTTGACAGCCTGGGCGGGACCAGGAAGCAGTTTATGGTCATCTACGTGCAGATTCTGGATCAGGTCAACCAGGAAAGAAAATATTCCATGACCGGACAGATGTCTCTGTTCGATATGGTGGATGAGAATCAGAAGGCAGAGTTTGACATTCCACTTCCGGATGTGGGAGAGTACGAGAAGGAAACGAAGCTGGCATTTGAAAAAGAAGTGCTGGGCGTGTATCTTAGCGGCCATCCCATGGAAGAATATGAAGAGAAGTGGCGAAAGAGCATATCCAAGACCACCCTGGATTTCCAGCTGGTAGAAGATACCGGGCACACCAAGGTTTTAGACGGCGCCAGGGAAATTATTGGAGGAATGATCACCGACAAGACCATCAAATATACGAAGAATAATAAAGTAATGGCATTCGTGACCTTGGAAGACATGCTGGGATCGGTCGAAGTGGTGGTGTTTCCAAAGGATTATGAGAAAAATCAGCAGTACCTGAATGAGGACAGCAAAGTATTCATAAAGGGGAGGGTATCCGAGGAAGACGATGCCCCCAGCAAGCTGATCTGCGAGTCGGTGATTCCCTTTGAGCAGACGAAGCGGGAATTATGGCTTCAGTATGGCAGTAAAGAAGAATATCTGGCGGAAGAGGCACAGCTTCTGGAACTGATCAAGGACTCTGACGGACAGGATGCGGTGGTCATCTACTGCCGGAAAGAGAAGGCGGTAAAACGGCTCGGGGCCGGCCGGAGCGTAAGCGCGGATGCCCGTCTGTTAAGCAGATTGACGAATTATCTGGGGGAATCTTGTGTAAAAGTTATAGAAAAACCCATTGAAAACATTCGTTAA
- the pfkA gene encoding 6-phosphofructokinase encodes MAEKIIRTIGVLTSGGDAPGMNAAIRAVVRTALGKGLKVRGIRRGYQGLLNEEIIDLSARDVSDTIQRGGTILQTARCDEMRTEEGQQKAAAICKKYGIDGLVVIGGDGSFKGAQKLANLGINTIGLPGTIDLDIACTEYTIGFDTAVNTAMEAIDKVRDTSTSHERCSIIEVMGRDAGYLALWCGIANGAERILMPEEHDYNEEAIVADIQECRKRGKKNYIIINAEGIGDSMNMAKRIEEATGMETRATVLGHMQRGGSPTCKDRVYASIMGALAVDLLEQGKTNRVVGYKHGEYVDFDIDEALGMQKGIPAYQYEIAKELAL; translated from the coding sequence ATGGCAGAGAAAATAATTCGTACGATAGGCGTATTGACAAGCGGCGGGGACGCGCCGGGAATGAATGCGGCAATTCGTGCGGTAGTCAGGACGGCATTAGGAAAAGGACTGAAAGTAAGGGGCATCAGGAGAGGATACCAGGGCCTTTTAAATGAAGAGATTATTGACCTGTCAGCCAGAGATGTATCCGACACCATCCAGCGCGGCGGCACGATTCTTCAGACAGCGCGCTGCGACGAGATGCGCACAGAAGAAGGACAGCAGAAGGCGGCGGCTATCTGTAAGAAATATGGAATTGACGGGCTTGTAGTGATCGGAGGAGACGGTTCCTTTAAGGGCGCCCAGAAACTGGCGAACTTAGGAATCAACACAATCGGCTTGCCGGGGACCATCGATCTTGATATCGCCTGTACAGAATATACGATTGGATTTGACACGGCAGTGAATACGGCAATGGAAGCGATCGACAAGGTACGCGACACTTCTACTTCCCATGAAAGATGCTCTATCATCGAGGTAATGGGTAGAGATGCCGGATATCTGGCACTGTGGTGCGGAATTGCGAACGGCGCGGAGCGTATCCTGATGCCGGAAGAGCATGATTATAACGAAGAGGCGATCGTTGCCGATATCCAGGAATGCCGGAAGCGTGGAAAGAAGAACTATATCATCATCAATGCAGAAGGCATTGGCGATTCCATGAACATGGCGAAGAGAATCGAAGAGGCGACAGGCATGGAGACAAGGGCAACAGTGCTTGGACACATGCAGCGCGGCGGAAGTCCGACCTGCAAGGACAGAGTCTATGCATCCATCATGGGAGCGCTGGCTGTGGATCTGCTTGAACAGGGCAAGACGAACCGCGTGGTTGGATACAAGCACGGAGAATACGTTGATTTTGACATCGACGAGGCGCTGGGCATGCAGAAGGGAATTCCGGCATACCAGTATGAGATCGCAAAGGAACTTGCATTATAG
- the murI gene encoding glutamate racemase: protein MVLKEIIIVENNRENTAPVGVFDSGVGGLTVAREIMRQLPMENVVYFGDTARVPYGSKSRDNIIRFSRQIIRFLETKNVKAIVIACNTASALALDTVQKETDVPVIGVIGPGARAAVKETRNGQIGVVGTEATIQSETYTKVIHSLNPEASVIGKPCPLFVPLVEEGFAKHKITEEAIDFYLSDMKSTQIDTMILGCTHYPLLRSKIMAYFGEEIHIVNPAYETAMDLKAALNDCGIANQSGIPATYEFYVSDAAQKFTKFANSILPYDVAATKQINIEEY from the coding sequence ATGGTTTTAAAGGAGATAATAATTGTGGAGAATAATAGAGAAAATACAGCGCCGGTAGGAGTGTTTGACTCCGGTGTGGGAGGGCTGACGGTAGCGAGGGAAATCATGCGCCAGCTTCCTATGGAGAATGTGGTGTATTTTGGAGATACGGCAAGAGTTCCCTATGGAAGCAAGTCCAGAGATAATATTATCCGGTTCTCCAGGCAGATTATTCGCTTTTTGGAGACGAAGAATGTAAAGGCGATCGTGATTGCCTGCAATACGGCAAGCGCCCTTGCACTCGACACGGTGCAGAAGGAGACGGATGTACCGGTGATCGGAGTGATAGGGCCGGGAGCCAGAGCAGCTGTCAAGGAGACAAGGAACGGCCAGATCGGCGTGGTGGGGACGGAGGCGACCATACAGAGCGAGACTTATACCAAAGTGATACATAGCCTGAATCCGGAGGCATCCGTTATCGGAAAGCCATGCCCGCTCTTCGTGCCGCTCGTGGAAGAGGGGTTTGCAAAGCACAAGATTACGGAAGAGGCCATTGATTTCTATCTGTCGGATATGAAGTCAACGCAGATTGACACGATGATTCTGGGATGTACCCACTATCCACTGCTTCGCTCCAAGATCATGGCTTACTTCGGAGAAGAGATCCATATCGTGAATCCCGCCTATGAGACGGCTATGGACCTGAAGGCTGCGCTGAATGACTGCGGCATTGCCAATCAGTCAGGCATACCTGCGACCTATGAGTTCTATGTAAGCGACGCCGCCCAGAAGTTTACGAAGTTCGCCAATTCCATCCTGCCATATGATGTAGCGGCAACGAAGCAGATTAACATTGAAGAATACTAG
- a CDS encoding DUF1934 domain-containing protein codes for MTKDVLLSISGLHYDVAGVTEEDENEPIEVITPAAYYFKNGKHYVIYDEVVEGMPGTIKNKIRIAEDGKLEIMKSGLANTHMIFEKGKINMTEYETPYGELLVGIHTKEMTVKSEEKIIDVHVNYELDVNGEMVADCNIEMNIKALDR; via the coding sequence ATGACAAAGGATGTATTACTTAGCATATCCGGCCTGCATTACGACGTGGCCGGAGTAACGGAAGAAGACGAGAATGAACCGATCGAAGTTATTACGCCTGCGGCATATTACTTCAAGAACGGCAAGCATTATGTGATCTATGACGAAGTGGTGGAAGGGATGCCCGGCACGATCAAGAATAAGATCCGCATTGCCGAGGACGGCAAGCTGGAAATTATGAAAAGCGGGCTTGCCAACACCCATATGATCTTTGAAAAAGGCAAGATCAATATGACGGAGTATGAGACGCCGTATGGAGAACTTCTGGTGGGGATCCATACAAAAGAAATGACGGTAAAGTCGGAGGAAAAAATCATAGATGTCCATGTGAATTATGAATTGGACGTCAATGGAGAGATGGTGGCAGACTGCAACATCGAGATGAATATAAAAGCATTGGACCGGTAA
- the cls gene encoding cardiolipin synthase has translation MLHTVTEGIGTVYWWILDHLFLINIIFALLIIFFQRRNPTTVWAWLLLLYFIPVLGFVLYLVLGQNFRKDRMFKMKEIEGEIKYAVRRQEESIYRRKLRLRDPELERFKSLILYNLNEGEAVLTDNNDIRIYTDGREKFNALLTEMEHARNYIHVQYYIIRNDELWQEIEEVLVRKARQGVEVRVLFDSMGCRGMRNSDWVRLEKAGIEVAEFFPAIFGQLQLRVNYRNHRKIVVIDGRIGFVGGFNIGREYVGKDKKFGYWRDTHICIEGSAVTSLAVRFVLDWNYAAKENLFLEDRLFEIPTYIRNGRDPIQIISSGPDSRSQEIRDNYLRLIHMARKSIYIQTPYFIPDDDIADALVIAAKSGIDVRIMIPCKPDHPFVYWATYSYLGEMIEAGARCYTYDNGFLHAKCMCVDGLVSCMGTANMDIRSFSLNFEVNAVIYSARTTERLMEAFENDITKSTLVTRKKYEQRSLLIRIKEQFCRLLSPVL, from the coding sequence ATGCTTCATACTGTGACGGAGGGAATTGGAACCGTATATTGGTGGATACTTGACCATCTGTTTCTTATCAACATCATATTTGCGCTGCTGATCATATTTTTTCAGCGGAGGAATCCGACGACGGTGTGGGCGTGGCTTTTGCTGCTTTACTTTATACCGGTGCTGGGATTTGTGCTGTATCTGGTGCTGGGGCAGAATTTCCGCAAGGACCGGATGTTCAAGATGAAGGAGATTGAAGGAGAGATCAAATATGCTGTCCGGCGGCAGGAGGAATCGATCTATCGTAGGAAATTAAGGCTTCGGGATCCAGAACTTGAGCGGTTCAAAAGCCTGATCTTATATAACCTGAACGAAGGAGAAGCAGTACTGACGGATAATAACGATATCAGAATCTATACGGATGGACGGGAGAAGTTTAATGCGCTGCTCACAGAGATGGAGCATGCGAGAAACTACATCCATGTGCAATATTATATTATCCGGAATGATGAACTGTGGCAGGAGATAGAAGAAGTCCTGGTCAGGAAGGCGAGACAGGGAGTTGAAGTCCGGGTGCTGTTTGACAGTATGGGTTGCAGAGGGATGCGCAACTCAGACTGGGTGCGCCTTGAGAAGGCAGGTATTGAGGTGGCGGAATTCTTTCCGGCGATCTTCGGCCAGCTCCAGTTACGCGTGAATTACCGGAACCACAGGAAGATCGTGGTTATAGACGGAAGAATCGGATTCGTGGGCGGATTCAACATTGGAAGAGAGTATGTGGGGAAGGATAAGAAGTTCGGGTATTGGCGGGATACGCACATCTGCATCGAAGGCTCGGCAGTCACTTCCCTGGCAGTAAGATTCGTGCTGGACTGGAATTACGCGGCTAAGGAAAATCTGTTTCTGGAGGATCGGCTTTTTGAGATTCCGACGTATATCCGGAACGGACGCGATCCGATTCAGATCATATCAAGCGGCCCGGATTCCAGAAGCCAGGAGATTCGTGACAATTATCTGAGGCTGATTCATATGGCGAGGAAAAGCATCTATATTCAGACCCCGTATTTCATACCGGATGATGATATTGCGGATGCCCTGGTGATTGCCGCCAAGTCTGGAATCGACGTGCGTATCATGATTCCCTGCAAGCCGGATCACCCGTTCGTATATTGGGCAACCTACTCTTATCTGGGCGAGATGATCGAGGCAGGAGCAAGGTGCTACACTTATGACAATGGATTCCTCCATGCCAAGTGCATGTGCGTGGATGGACTGGTCAGCTGCATGGGAACTGCCAATATGGACATCCGCAGCTTCAGCCTGAATTTTGAAGTCAATGCGGTGATCTACAGCGCCAGGACGACGGAGAGGCTGATGGAGGCATTTGAGAACGATATTACCAAGAGCACTCTGGTAACAAGGAAGAAGTACGAGCAGCGCAGTCTCCTAATCCGAATCAAGGAACAGTTCTGCAGGCTGCTCTCGCCTGTGCTGTAA